The following are from one region of the Tenacibaculum dicentrarchi genome:
- a CDS encoding TonB-dependent receptor — protein sequence MKNICLLFVVFLHSLIVISQDKNNGAISGKIIDAKTRDVIPFVNVLVYGTTKGVVSDENGAFKITNIPLGYNKIQVSFIGYETLISDEYLVTNDNIPFVTIELKESDTNLNEVEVKANLFKKSVQSPLSLQSLGVAEIEKNPGGNRDVLKVIQSFPGVASNPGFRNDIIIRGGATSENKFYLDGIEVPVINHFQTQGATGGPVGIMNADLIRKVDFYSSAFPANRGNTLSSVIEFTQKRGNPTSLNTRATLGTSDAGITLDGPLGDNTTFMLSVRQSYLQFLFKLIKLPFLPTYNDFQLNVKSQLSKNSELSIIALGAIDNFKLNESVNDDITDEDILKRNTIVLNTVPVNSQWNYTVGASYKYFAENSTHLVVLSRNELKNTAEKYLMNQEVPVNLLLDYSSKEIETKFRYENNFSTLNNYKINIGTNIETARYLNNTYRKVANSQGVFEDTFNSDIDFIKYGIFGQISKEYLDNKLGVSFGFRIDGVDYNKEMKNSFNQFSPRFSLNYSLNDKMSLSSSLGRYYQMPSYTVLGFKDNSGEFINKKGLKYIQSDHFVSGLSYKPNTNSKITFEGFYKAYDNYPFSVRNKISLANLGAGFGVVGNEEVVSNSKGRAYGFEILAQKKSFNGLYGLASYTFVRSEFKDTLGSYIPSTWDNKHLLTITAGKKLKKNWEIGTKFRLVGGRPYTPYDRNASSLKTNYDVANGAILDFSRLNEKRFDTYTQLDLRVDKTWFLKKIAVNFYVDIQNVYANSASEQPFLLPIEDADGRVSNPNDSSRYVLEEIESTSGNVLPRIGVIVDF from the coding sequence ATGAAAAATATATGTTTATTGTTTGTAGTTTTTTTGCATTCCTTAATTGTGATAAGTCAAGATAAAAATAATGGTGCTATTTCAGGAAAAATAATTGATGCTAAAACAAGAGATGTTATTCCTTTTGTAAATGTATTGGTTTATGGAACTACAAAAGGAGTTGTTTCTGATGAAAATGGAGCATTTAAAATAACTAATATTCCTTTAGGATATAATAAAATACAAGTATCATTTATTGGTTATGAAACCTTAATTTCTGATGAGTATTTAGTTACAAATGATAATATTCCGTTTGTAACCATCGAATTAAAAGAAAGTGATACTAATTTAAATGAAGTTGAGGTAAAGGCTAATTTGTTTAAAAAATCGGTACAAAGTCCGTTGTCTTTACAATCTTTAGGAGTTGCTGAAATAGAAAAAAACCCTGGAGGAAATAGAGATGTTTTAAAAGTAATTCAATCTTTTCCTGGTGTTGCTTCTAATCCTGGTTTTAGAAATGATATTATAATTAGAGGAGGGGCAACATCTGAAAATAAATTTTATTTAGATGGTATTGAAGTTCCTGTAATTAATCATTTTCAAACACAAGGCGCAACTGGTGGACCTGTAGGAATAATGAATGCCGATTTAATCCGTAAGGTCGATTTTTATTCGAGTGCTTTTCCTGCGAATAGAGGAAACACGTTAAGTTCGGTAATAGAATTTACACAAAAAAGAGGAAATCCAACGTCTTTAAATACAAGAGCTACTCTAGGAACTTCTGATGCAGGAATTACTTTAGATGGTCCTTTAGGAGATAATACTACTTTTATGTTGTCTGTTCGTCAATCATATTTACAGTTTTTATTCAAGTTGATAAAATTACCTTTTTTACCAACTTATAACGATTTTCAGTTAAATGTAAAATCGCAATTATCAAAAAATAGTGAATTATCAATAATTGCTTTAGGAGCAATCGATAATTTTAAATTGAATGAATCTGTAAATGATGACATAACAGATGAAGATATTTTAAAAAGAAATACTATTGTTTTAAATACTGTTCCTGTAAATAGTCAATGGAATTATACGGTTGGTGCGAGTTATAAATATTTTGCTGAAAATTCGACACATTTAGTCGTTTTAAGTAGAAATGAGCTGAAAAATACCGCTGAAAAATACTTGATGAATCAAGAAGTACCAGTAAATTTATTGTTAGATTATAGTTCTAAAGAAATAGAAACTAAGTTTCGATATGAAAATAATTTTAGCACTTTGAATAATTATAAAATTAACATAGGTACAAATATAGAAACAGCTAGATATTTAAATAATACGTATCGAAAAGTTGCAAATTCTCAAGGAGTTTTTGAAGATACTTTTAATTCTGATATTGATTTTATTAAATATGGTATTTTTGGTCAGATATCAAAAGAATATTTAGATAATAAATTAGGTGTTTCCTTCGGATTTAGAATTGATGGTGTTGATTATAATAAAGAAATGAAAAATTCATTCAATCAATTTTCGCCAAGATTTTCATTAAATTATAGCTTAAATGATAAAATGAGTTTAAGTTCATCATTAGGACGTTATTATCAAATGCCATCTTATACCGTTTTAGGATTTAAAGATAATTCAGGAGAATTTATCAATAAAAAAGGATTAAAATATATACAGTCTGACCATTTTGTAAGTGGTTTATCATACAAACCAAATACGAATTCTAAAATTACTTTTGAAGGATTTTATAAAGCATATGATAATTATCCGTTTTCAGTAAGAAATAAAATTAGTTTGGCAAATTTAGGTGCTGGTTTTGGTGTGGTAGGAAATGAAGAAGTGGTTTCTAATTCAAAAGGACGGGCTTATGGTTTTGAAATATTGGCTCAAAAAAAATCATTTAATGGTTTATATGGATTAGCTTCATATACTTTTGTAAGAAGTGAATTTAAAGATACTTTAGGAAGTTATATTCCTTCTACTTGGGATAATAAACATCTTTTAACAATAACAGCAGGAAAAAAATTAAAGAAAAATTGGGAAATAGGAACTAAATTTAGATTAGTTGGAGGAAGACCTTACACGCCTTATGATAGAAATGCTTCATCATTAAAAACTAATTATGATGTTGCAAATGGAGCTATTTTAGATTTTTCAAGATTAAACGAAAAACGTTTTGATACATACACGCAGTTAGATTTAAGAGTTGATAAAACATGGTTTTTAAAGAAGATAGCTGTTAACTTTTATGTTGATATTCAGAATGTTTATGCTAATAGTGCTAGTGAGCAACCTTTTTTATTACCAATAGAAGATGCTGATGGACGAGTTTCAAATCCTAATGATTCATCAAGATATGTTTTAGAAGAAATAGAAAGTACATCGGGTAATGTTTTACCAAGAATTGGAGTGATTGTAGATTTTTAA
- a CDS encoding C1 family peptidase: MKNLFIGAAFAFLSIGSITAQKYKFKTLEDIESTQVKSQGSTGTCWSFSTTSFLESEVIRLTGKNIDLSEMYTVRNTYSEKANNYLYRQGKAQFSQGGLAHDVINSVAKNGLAPDVVFSGLEVGQDRHNHAEVVAVLKSMLNTYIKNPAKELSPRWKKATESVLDVYLGENKANFEFEGVNYTPKSFAEHIKINPENYVSITSFQHAKMYDEFVLNIPDNFSNGAFYNVSLDELVSVTENAIEKGYTIALDCDVSEKTFSAKNGIAIIPASSSDSEKGLTELVKEKKITPSFRQSEFENFNTTDDHLMHIVGLMKDQKGNKYFKVKNSWGSKVGNKGYIYMSVPYFKLKTISVLLHKDGISRGLKKKLNIK, from the coding sequence ATGAAAAACTTGTTTATCGGAGCCGCTTTTGCTTTTTTAAGTATTGGTTCAATTACCGCTCAAAAATATAAATTCAAAACATTAGAAGATATAGAAAGCACCCAAGTAAAAAGTCAAGGAAGCACTGGTACTTGTTGGAGTTTTTCAACAACATCGTTTTTAGAGTCGGAAGTTATAAGGTTAACAGGTAAAAATATTGATTTATCAGAAATGTACACCGTTCGTAATACCTATTCTGAGAAGGCAAATAATTATTTATACCGTCAAGGAAAAGCACAATTTAGTCAAGGAGGTTTAGCGCATGATGTAATTAACTCTGTAGCTAAAAATGGGTTAGCCCCTGATGTGGTTTTTTCTGGATTAGAAGTAGGGCAAGACAGACATAATCATGCTGAGGTTGTTGCAGTTTTAAAATCGATGTTAAATACGTATATTAAAAATCCTGCAAAAGAATTAAGTCCTAGATGGAAAAAAGCTACAGAAAGCGTTTTAGATGTTTATTTAGGTGAAAATAAAGCAAATTTTGAATTTGAAGGCGTTAATTATACACCAAAAAGTTTTGCAGAACATATCAAAATTAATCCTGAAAATTATGTTTCAATAACATCTTTTCAGCATGCAAAAATGTATGATGAATTTGTATTGAATATTCCTGATAATTTTTCAAACGGAGCGTTTTATAATGTTTCATTAGATGAATTAGTTTCTGTAACAGAAAATGCTATTGAAAAAGGATATACAATTGCTTTAGATTGTGATGTTTCTGAAAAAACATTTTCAGCAAAAAATGGTATTGCAATTATTCCTGCAAGCAGTTCAGATAGTGAAAAGGGCTTAACAGAACTTGTTAAAGAAAAGAAAATTACTCCTAGTTTTCGTCAATCAGAATTTGAAAACTTTAATACTACCGATGATCATTTAATGCACATTGTAGGATTAATGAAAGATCAGAAAGGAAATAAGTATTTTAAAGTTAAAAATTCTTGGGGTTCAAAAGTAGGAAATAAAGGATATATTTATATGTCTGTTCCTTATTTTAAATTAAAAACAATTTCAGTTTTATTACATAAAGATGGTATTTCAAGAGGTTTAAAAAAGAAATTAAACATCAAGTAA
- a CDS encoding DUF389 domain-containing protein has protein sequence MEEKIKQDESVAQSKQAVQEDAKGLWESIKIFMVELLDFRHDTDQEATIEAIKNDIPFKGATVWILICSIFVASIGLNANSTAVVIGAMLISPLMGPILGIGMSLAINDIDTLKKSLINLAIMIVLSLLTAFLFFFLFPLKEETSELLGRVKPDIRDVLIAFFGGLALIIARTKKGTIASVIFGVAIATALMPPLCTAGYGLAIGKFDYFFGAMYLFTINTIFIALATFLVLKLLGFTMIRYVNSEKRKRIAQVASFIGFLVMVPAMFTFVSVYKESVVKSNYDKFLKDEILANKDLWLQRENIDKKTKKINLFFNGDVTDATETFLRNELKSYPKLDVYELVVNENKARSVDRVVDAYDRAIIDLDQKDNIIKGLQKEISDLKTTISSLNNNIEQNALKQDENSIPFSKIAKEAKIRFNDIKGISFSKKLSSTDFIKIDTIPELSVVWNKKITDSVIEKKEKELKSWVEKELKLKVIIVK, from the coding sequence ATGGAAGAAAAAATAAAGCAAGATGAAAGTGTAGCACAGTCTAAACAAGCAGTTCAAGAAGATGCTAAAGGATTGTGGGAAAGTATTAAAATATTTATGGTGGAATTGTTAGATTTTCGTCATGATACCGACCAGGAAGCAACCATTGAAGCCATAAAAAATGATATTCCTTTTAAAGGAGCTACTGTTTGGATTTTAATTTGTTCAATATTTGTAGCATCGATTGGGTTAAATGCTAATTCAACCGCTGTGGTAATTGGAGCCATGTTAATATCGCCATTAATGGGACCTATTTTAGGAATTGGAATGTCGTTAGCTATTAACGACATTGATACCTTAAAAAAATCATTAATCAACTTAGCAATTATGATTGTGTTGAGTTTATTAACCGCATTTTTATTCTTCTTTTTGTTTCCTTTAAAAGAGGAAACTTCAGAATTATTAGGAAGGGTAAAACCCGATATTCGAGATGTGTTAATTGCTTTTTTTGGTGGTTTAGCCTTAATTATCGCTAGAACAAAAAAAGGAACAATAGCATCGGTAATATTTGGTGTTGCTATTGCTACTGCTTTAATGCCACCTTTATGTACGGCAGGTTATGGCTTAGCAATTGGTAAATTTGATTACTTTTTTGGAGCAATGTATTTATTTACAATTAATACTATTTTTATCGCTTTAGCTACTTTTTTAGTGCTAAAATTATTAGGGTTTACCATGATTCGTTATGTAAATTCTGAAAAGAGAAAACGAATAGCACAAGTGGCTTCTTTTATCGGTTTTTTAGTAATGGTACCCGCTATGTTTACTTTTGTAAGTGTTTATAAAGAAAGCGTGGTTAAATCAAATTATGATAAATTTTTAAAAGATGAAATTTTAGCCAATAAAGATTTATGGCTACAAAGAGAAAATATCGATAAAAAGACTAAAAAAATTAATTTATTTTTTAATGGTGATGTTACCGATGCTACCGAAACTTTTTTAAGAAATGAATTAAAAAGTTATCCTAAATTAGATGTTTACGAATTGGTTGTGAATGAAAATAAAGCCAGAAGTGTCGATAGAGTTGTTGATGCCTACGATAGAGCAATTATTGATTTAGATCAAAAAGATAATATTATAAAAGGCTTACAAAAAGAAATTAGCGATTTAAAAACAACAATTTCAAGCTTAAATAATAATATAGAACAAAATGCTTTAAAGCAAGATGAAAATAGTATCCCTTTTAGTAAAATAGCCAAGGAAGCTAAAATTAGATTTAACGATATTAAAGGAATTAGTTTTTCTAAAAAATTATCTTCTACTGATTTTATTAAAATAGATACAATTCCTGAGTTATCAGTAGTTTGGAATAAAAAAATAACTGATTCAGTAATTGAAAAGAAAGAGAAAGAACTAAAAAGTTGGGTTGAAAAAGAACTGAAATTAAAAGTTATTATTGTTAAATAA
- a CDS encoding OmpA family protein, translating to MKKLLLTGALLAFYFSASAQDLPTNAEPGKCYVRCKTPEVWKNQDVTIEIAPAYKRIITHPAAYKSVTERVLVNEGSQKLVIVPAKYEAQTYSVVTKEASQRIEKALSKPSSATETIVVKEASQRLELVPAKYEMRDVVVVTKEATQRLKLVPAKYETRDVVVVTKEASQRLVKVPATTSVVSETIVVKEAAQRLVKVPAKYEMRDVVVTVKEASQRIEVIPAKYEMRDVTVIVKEASQRLVVVPAVYGTETISYKKRDYGNKLSVIPASFSNDSETIEVKAKSARWQMSEKAPDCESSDPNDCRYWCYKEVPAQFQTINKTVLGNDASVVSTPECNESTSPNGCGNSTYTKKVVKTPPTTRVVAVPEVTKVIKKRVMVTPPTTRTIDIPAVTKIIKKRVMTTPPTTKTIAIPEVTQTIKRTVTTPESTRVIAIPEVTKVIKKTVMVTPPSTITVQIPEVTKIIKKRVMVTPPTTRVIAIPEVTTTVKRVIPSVTTTKVIAIPEVTTTLKKTVMTTPPTSREIKGDAVYSNLKKTVLVKDAWKEEVPVAAKYKTITKEVLVSKGGLTSWKEVECKLIENTPLPINWNLGSATLTSGAKRLIDTRLLPILKTGVAAAVESHTDSRGSNVSNQSLSERRARSVVNYLISKGVNASQLTANGYGENKLTNRCADGVSCTEREHAANRRTTFRVINQK from the coding sequence ATGAAAAAATTACTATTAACAGGAGCGCTTCTAGCCTTCTATTTTAGTGCTTCAGCACAAGATTTACCCACAAATGCAGAACCTGGAAAGTGTTATGTACGTTGTAAAACACCTGAAGTATGGAAAAATCAAGATGTAACGATTGAAATTGCACCTGCTTACAAAAGAATTATTACACATCCTGCTGCTTATAAATCAGTAACAGAACGTGTTTTAGTTAATGAAGGAAGTCAGAAATTAGTTATCGTACCAGCAAAGTACGAAGCTCAAACTTATTCGGTAGTTACCAAAGAAGCTAGTCAGCGTATTGAAAAAGCGTTATCAAAACCTAGTTCTGCTACTGAAACTATTGTTGTAAAAGAAGCTTCTCAAAGATTAGAGCTAGTACCTGCGAAGTACGAAATGCGTGATGTTGTTGTAGTTACTAAAGAAGCTACACAACGTTTAAAATTAGTTCCTGCAAAATACGAAACTAGAGATGTTGTTGTAGTTACAAAAGAGGCTAGCCAACGTTTAGTTAAAGTTCCTGCTACTACAAGTGTAGTTTCTGAAACAATTGTAGTAAAAGAAGCAGCACAACGTTTAGTTAAAGTTCCTGCAAAATATGAAATGCGTGATGTTGTTGTTACTGTTAAAGAAGCATCGCAACGTATTGAAGTTATTCCTGCAAAATATGAAATGCGTGACGTTACTGTAATAGTAAAAGAAGCTTCTCAACGTTTAGTTGTTGTTCCTGCAGTTTATGGAACTGAAACTATTTCTTACAAAAAAAGAGATTATGGAAATAAATTAAGTGTAATTCCTGCATCTTTTAGTAACGATAGTGAAACTATTGAGGTTAAAGCTAAATCTGCTAGATGGCAAATGAGTGAAAAAGCACCTGATTGTGAATCTTCAGATCCTAACGATTGTCGTTACTGGTGTTATAAAGAAGTACCTGCTCAATTCCAAACAATTAACAAAACTGTTTTAGGAAATGATGCTAGTGTTGTTTCTACTCCTGAATGTAATGAAAGTACTTCTCCTAACGGATGTGGTAATTCAACCTATACTAAAAAAGTTGTTAAGACTCCTCCTACAACAAGAGTTGTTGCAGTTCCTGAGGTAACGAAAGTTATTAAGAAAAGAGTAATGGTAACTCCTCCTACAACAAGAACTATTGATATTCCTGCTGTAACGAAAATTATCAAGAAGCGTGTAATGACTACACCTCCTACAACAAAGACAATTGCTATTCCTGAGGTAACTCAAACTATTAAAAGAACGGTAACAACTCCTGAATCTACAAGAGTTATTGCAATTCCTGAAGTGACTAAAGTTATTAAAAAAACAGTGATGGTAACACCTCCATCAACAATTACAGTTCAAATTCCTGAAGTAACTAAAATTATTAAGAAAAGAGTAATGGTAACTCCTCCTACAACGAGAGTTATTGCTATTCCTGAAGTAACTACGACTGTTAAAAGAGTAATTCCTTCGGTTACAACTACTAAAGTTATTGCTATTCCTGAGGTAACTACAACTTTAAAGAAAACTGTAATGACAACTCCTCCTACTTCTAGAGAAATTAAAGGAGATGCTGTTTATAGTAACTTAAAGAAAACTGTTTTAGTAAAAGATGCTTGGAAGGAAGAAGTTCCTGTAGCTGCTAAATACAAAACAATTACTAAAGAAGTATTAGTTTCTAAAGGTGGGTTAACATCTTGGAAAGAAGTTGAATGTAAATTAATTGAAAATACACCTTTACCAATTAACTGGAACTTAGGAAGTGCTACTTTAACTTCTGGAGCTAAACGTTTAATTGACACTAGATTATTACCAATTTTAAAGACTGGTGTAGCTGCTGCTGTTGAATCTCATACTGATTCAAGAGGTAGTAACGTAAGCAACCAATCTTTATCAGAAAGAAGAGCTCGTTCAGTTGTAAACTACTTAATTTCGAAAGGAGTTAACGCTAGTCAATTAACTGCTAACGGTTACGGTGAAAACAAATTAACAAACAGATGTGCTGATGGTGTTTCTTGTACAGAACGCGAGCATGCTGCAAACCGTAGAACTACTTTTAGAGTAATCAATCAAAAATAA
- a CDS encoding ethanolamine ammonia-lyase reactivating factor EutA, giving the protein MLKIKKYGAIDIGSNAVRLLISNVIEEKDKEPLFKKASLVRVPIRLGTDAFVTGIISEENTARMIDAMTAFKLIMKVHGVEKYKACATSAMREAQNGTQVVNTILKESDIEIDVIDGKKEAAIIFSTDLHHLIKSESTYLYVDVGGGSTEFTLFSKGKIVKSKSFKIGTVRLINNKKTENNIIFKEVQEWVEENTKNYGRISLIGSGGNINKIFKMSGRDLGKPISYIYLNAQYQFLKKMSYKQRISELSLNPDRADVIVPATKIYLSAMKWSGARKIFVPKIGLSDGIIKSLYFNKL; this is encoded by the coding sequence ATTTTGAAAATTAAAAAATATGGCGCTATAGATATCGGTTCAAATGCTGTAAGACTATTGATATCAAATGTTATTGAAGAAAAAGATAAAGAACCACTATTTAAAAAAGCTTCTTTAGTTAGAGTTCCTATTCGTTTAGGTACCGACGCATTTGTTACAGGTATAATATCTGAAGAAAATACCGCCCGAATGATTGATGCCATGACAGCTTTTAAATTGATTATGAAAGTTCATGGTGTTGAAAAATATAAAGCATGCGCCACCTCAGCAATGAGAGAAGCTCAAAATGGAACTCAAGTTGTTAATACTATATTAAAAGAATCAGATATAGAAATTGATGTAATTGATGGTAAAAAAGAAGCCGCAATTATATTTTCTACCGATTTACATCATTTAATTAAATCAGAATCTACCTATCTTTATGTAGATGTTGGTGGTGGTAGTACTGAATTTACCTTATTTTCAAAAGGTAAAATTGTAAAATCAAAATCGTTTAAAATAGGTACTGTTCGATTAATCAATAATAAAAAAACAGAAAATAATATTATTTTCAAAGAAGTTCAAGAATGGGTTGAAGAAAATACCAAAAACTACGGACGTATTTCTCTTATTGGTTCTGGTGGAAATATTAATAAAATATTTAAAATGTCGGGTAGAGATTTAGGAAAACCTATTTCTTATATCTATCTAAATGCACAATATCAATTTTTAAAAAAAATGAGTTATAAGCAGCGAATTTCTGAACTAAGTTTAAATCCCGATAGAGCTGATGTTATTGTTCCTGCAACTAAAATTTACCTTTCAGCAATGAAATGGAGTGGTGCTCGAAAAATATTTGTTCCTAAAATAGGCTTATCCGATGGAATCATTAAAAGTTTGTATTTCAATAAGCTATAA
- a CDS encoding SixA phosphatase family protein gives MKTLYIVRHAKSSWLYQGIKDIDRPLKERGIKDSHLFSKFLSQEIPKPDVFVSSSANRALHTAIIFCENFKYPLSNLQIKRQLYNFSDGYLVKTVNALDDNFSSAIIFSHDHGINSFVNNFGDKPIAHVPTCGIIGIEFKDKHWKNLKKGRTILVDFPKNHR, from the coding sequence ATGAAAACACTTTATATTGTTCGTCACGCAAAATCTTCTTGGCTATACCAAGGTATTAAAGATATTGATAGACCTTTAAAAGAGCGTGGTATTAAAGATTCACATCTTTTTTCTAAGTTTTTATCGCAAGAAATACCAAAGCCAGATGTATTTGTTTCTAGCAGTGCGAATAGAGCGCTACATACGGCTATTATTTTTTGTGAAAATTTTAAATACCCACTCTCTAACCTACAAATAAAACGTCAGTTATATAATTTTAGTGATGGTTATTTAGTGAAAACCGTAAATGCTTTAGACGATAATTTTAGTAGTGCTATTATATTTAGTCACGACCACGGTATTAATAGTTTTGTAAATAATTTTGGTGATAAGCCAATAGCTCACGTGCCTACTTGCGGAATTATAGGCATTGAATTTAAAGATAAACACTGGAAAAACTTAAAAAAGGGACGTACTATTTTAGTCGATTTCCCTAAAAATCATAGATAA
- the pdxH gene encoding pyridoxamine 5'-phosphate oxidase, with amino-acid sequence MSHDLSDYRKSYEKKELLKKNCPENPMELFRDWFFEADASEMVIESNAMNVSSIGLDGFPKNRIVLLKKYTWEGFIFYTNYNSEKGKAILQNNNVCLSFFWAGLEQQIIIKGKAEKLAKNLSDGYFESRPDGSKLGAWASNQSEVVATRELLDEQLEKTTEKFQNKEITRPPHWGGFMVKPVSIEFWQGRPNRMHDRIRYTLEKDFSWKLARLAP; translated from the coding sequence ATGTCACACGATTTAAGCGATTATAGAAAATCATACGAAAAAAAAGAGTTACTTAAAAAAAATTGTCCTGAAAATCCGATGGAATTATTTAGAGACTGGTTTTTTGAAGCAGATGCATCAGAAATGGTTATTGAAAGTAATGCTATGAACGTTTCATCAATAGGGTTAGATGGTTTTCCTAAAAATAGAATTGTATTGTTAAAAAAATATACTTGGGAAGGTTTTATTTTTTATACTAACTATAATTCAGAAAAAGGAAAAGCAATTTTACAAAACAACAATGTGTGTCTTTCTTTTTTTTGGGCTGGCTTAGAACAGCAAATCATCATCAAAGGAAAGGCTGAAAAACTAGCTAAAAATTTATCTGATGGTTATTTTGAATCAAGACCTGACGGAAGTAAATTAGGCGCTTGGGCATCTAACCAAAGTGAAGTTGTTGCCACTCGTGAACTACTCGATGAGCAACTTGAAAAAACAACCGAAAAATTTCAAAATAAAGAAATTACACGCCCGCCACATTGGGGAGGTTTTATGGTAAAACCCGTTTCTATTGAATTTTGGCAAGGTCGTCCAAATAGAATGCACGATAGAATACGATATACCTTAGAAAAAGATTTTTCTTGGAAATTAGCACGTTTAGCGCCATAA
- a CDS encoding DUF2141 domain-containing protein, with protein MPKIILTVFFILTGILNSISQEKHTITVYFEGMKSDKGNLYVAIYNNKKAFLKEAIKGRIIKISDKKASLVFENMIAGTYAISAFHDVNDNKKMDTNFIGIPKEPIGISNDAKGFIGPPKYKDAKFDVIQSIKMTIHIK; from the coding sequence ATGCCGAAAATTATTTTAACAGTATTCTTTATTTTAACAGGAATTTTAAATTCAATAAGTCAAGAAAAACATACAATTACAGTATATTTTGAAGGAATGAAATCTGATAAGGGTAATTTGTATGTAGCAATTTATAATAATAAAAAAGCTTTTTTAAAAGAAGCTATAAAGGGAAGAATAATAAAGATTTCAGATAAAAAAGCGAGCCTAGTATTTGAGAATATGATAGCAGGAACTTATGCAATTTCGGCGTTTCATGATGTGAATGATAACAAAAAAATGGATACCAATTTTATAGGAATTCCTAAAGAGCCAATAGGTATTTCTAATGATGCAAAAGGTTTTATAGGACCTCCTAAATATAAAGATGCAAAATTTGATGTAATTCAGTCGATAAAAATGACTATTCATATAAAATAA
- a CDS encoding HAD family hydrolase gives MALKAVLFDMDGVIVDTEPLHKQAYFLMFDKVGIQVSQELYNSYTGQSTLEICKDLVAKFNLTIEATELVNYKRAFFKELFFSDDNDLELLNGVLDLIKNYYNNGVTLVLASSASMVTIDNVFNKFDLNKYFKGKISGADLKASKPHPEIFLKAADIAGFDKKECLVIEDSTNGIRAAYDGGIYCVAYKSEHSKEQDYSLAQKVIANYNEIKYDLVKDVV, from the coding sequence ATGGCTTTAAAAGCAGTTTTATTCGATATGGACGGGGTAATTGTTGACACCGAACCGTTACACAAACAAGCATATTTTTTAATGTTTGATAAGGTAGGAATTCAGGTTTCACAGGAGCTTTACAATTCCTACACAGGGCAATCAACTTTAGAAATTTGTAAAGATTTAGTAGCCAAATTTAATTTAACAATCGAGGCTACCGAATTGGTAAATTATAAACGTGCTTTTTTTAAAGAACTCTTTTTTTCTGATGATAATGATTTAGAATTATTGAACGGTGTTTTAGATTTAATTAAAAATTATTATAATAACGGCGTTACTTTAGTTTTGGCATCGTCGGCATCGATGGTTACTATTGATAATGTTTTTAATAAGTTCGATTTAAATAAATATTTTAAAGGGAAAATTAGCGGTGCCGATTTAAAAGCATCAAAACCGCATCCTGAAATATTTTTAAAAGCAGCCGATATTGCTGGTTTCGATAAAAAAGAATGTTTAGTAATTGAAGATTCTACCAACGGAATTAGAGCAGCTTACGATGGCGGAATTTACTGTGTTGCTTATAAAAGTGAACACTCTAAAGAACAAGATTATTCGTTGGCGCAAAAAGTAATTGCGAATTACAATGAAATAAAATATGACTTGGTAAAAGATGTTGTGTAA
- a CDS encoding nucleoside-diphosphate kinase: MATNRTFTMIKPDGVENGHTGAILDKINAAGFRIVAMKKTQMTTRDAEAFYAVHNERPFFGELVEFMTRGPIIAAILEKDNAVEDFRTLIGATNPAEAAEGTIRKMFATSIGENAVHGSDSDENAAIEGAFHFSGREVF; the protein is encoded by the coding sequence ATGGCAACAAATAGAACTTTTACAATGATTAAACCAGATGGTGTTGAAAACGGACACACTGGCGCAATTTTAGACAAAATTAATGCTGCAGGTTTTAGAATCGTAGCAATGAAAAAAACGCAAATGACTACTCGTGATGCTGAAGCTTTTTACGCTGTGCATAACGAACGTCCTTTCTTTGGTGAATTAGTTGAGTTTATGACTCGTGGTCCAATTATCGCTGCTATTTTAGAAAAAGACAACGCTGTTGAAGATTTTAGAACTTTAATCGGTGCTACAAATCCTGCTGAAGCTGCTGAAGGAACTATTCGTAAAATGTTTGCTACCTCTATCGGTGAAAATGCTGTTCACGGTTCTGATTCTGATGAAAACGCTGCTATCGAAGGTGCTTTTCACTTTTCAGGAAGAGAGGTGTTCTAA